ATTTTCTGAGCAAGCCATTTCATGTTGACGAGCTGGTTGAGGCGGTGCAGTCGGCCTTGAGCCGTGACCCGAATTGCCAGATCGAAGTTATCTCTGACAAGCCCGATTGGATCGAGCTGCGCGTCCCCTGCGATCTGTCCGCCGTCGAGCCGATTCAAAAATTCCTCTACGAGCTACAGGGAAACCTGCCGAAAGAGACCCGCGAGGCCATCGGCTCGGTCTTCCGCGAGCTGCTCAACAACGCCATCGAGCATGGCGGCAAGCTCGACATCACCAAGAAGGTCGAAGTGAAATACATCCGCCTGAAGCGGGCGATCATGTATTCGATCAAAGACCCCGGCGAAGGCTTCGACCTCAAGCATATCGAGCACGCAGCGGTAGCCAACCCCGACGACGAGCCATTCCGTCACATGCAGATTCGCATGGCGAAGGGGCTGCGCCCTGGCGGCTTCGGCATCATGCTGGCGTCACAGACGATTGACGAATTGATTTACAACCAGAAGCACAACGAGCTGATCTTCATCAAGTACTTTACTCAGAACAACGGCAGCCCGCCGCCGGATAAGCCCACAGAGTCTACCGAGCCCATCGAGCCCTGATTATCCCTCTCACTTCTAGGCCGCGCTTTCCGACACCCGCTCAGCCAACCACGCGGTGACGCGCTCGAAGAGCGCCCGCTTTTCCGGCTCGTTGAACAACTCGTGGTAGTAGCCCTCATAGATCGCTAGCTCTTTATCGGGCGAGCCGATGCGCGCAAACAACGCCTTTGTCGCTTCGACGCTCGCCAGACGGTCTGCCGTGCCGTGCATGACAAAGACCGGCGTGCGAATCCTTGCGGCCCACTCCTGGACTTCGGCCATAGCGCGGGTCGCTTCGGCAAACCATTTCATGCTGACTTTGCGGTTGACGTGCGGGTCCGCGGCATAGGCAAGGCCGACCGCCGGGTCGCGGCTCAAGTGCGCCGGTTTGATTTCGTTATTGAGTCGCAGGCGCGGCGCGTAACGCAGACCGAGGCGGGCAATCAAGAGCTTATGCGCCGGCACAGGGATCGCCACGGCGATGAGCGGAGCCGAGATGATCGCGCCCGCGATCCCGCTGCCCTTGCGCGCCAGGTAGCGCAAGGCCACCAGGCCCCCCATGCTGTGGCCGATGATAAACAGCGGCCGCCCGGCGGCGCAGTCGCGTGTCTTCGAGACGATCTTTTCGAGATCGTCATCATACTCGCCAAAACTTTCGACGTGGCCCGGCAGCCCGTCCGACAGGCCGTGGCCGCGCTGATCGTAAGCCGTCACCGCGTAGCCATTGGCGAGCAGGTGCTCGGTGAGCGCGGCGTACCTGCCGCTGTGCTCGCCAAAGCCATGAACGATTACCACGTCGCCGCGCGCCCCGGCCGCCTCGTGCCGGCGCAGGTAGAGTCGCAGGCCGTCGCCCGCCGTAATGGTCTCTTCGATGAAAGGCATTCGCGCCTCCCGATCTGCTGAAGGTGATTGCAAGCCCGCCTGATGTTGCCGCCAGATTAGTCGTTTATGCCACGAATTGCAACCCGGCCCCGACAGATCAACTTCCGCCACCTCCGGCAATCCGCTTTCCGAGCCGCCGCGTAGTTAGCAGGTGCCGGCGCGTTCCTCGATATAGCGCCCGTCATCAGCTCACACAAGCGGTAAACAGGAGAAACTGGAATGAACGGATTCCTGGGAACCGGCGCGACCATGCGCGCTGACCTCAACCTGCTCGTGCAAATCGCTATGGGCGTGGCGCTGCTCGTGGGAATGATCCTGGCGCGCAAAAAGAAGTTTGGAGCGCATAAGTGCTGCCAGGCCACAGTCGTCCTGCTCAACCTGCTGTTGATCTTTCTGATTATGGCGCCGTCGTTTCATCGCAGCGTCGAGCCGCAGGTGCCAGCCGGCTTGCGTGATGCGTATTACCTTTTGCCGTTCATCCACGCGACGCTCGGCACCATCGCCGAGCTGCTGGGGCTCTACATCATCCTGGTCGCCGCCACCAACTGGCTGCCACGGCGCTTGAAGTTTGATCGTTACCGCCCCTGGATGCGCACCTGCCTGACGCTCTGGTGGGTAGTGATCCTGCTCGGCATCGCCACCTATTACGTCTGGTACGTCAAAGGCGCGAGCAAGCCCGCCGCGCAAACGCAGGCCACGACAACGACGAAACCGGCCACAGAGAGAGCGCCAAGAGTCACTGTCAAGATTTCAAACTTTCAGTTCACGCCTAAAGAATTGACCGTCGCTGCCGGCACGACCGTCGAATGGATTGACGAGGCCGGAAACCACACGGTCAACGCCGATGACGATTCATTCAAGTCAGAACGGCTGGCGGCGGGCGCGAAGTACGAGCATAGCTTCGATAAGCCCGGCACCTATCCGTACTACTGTACCTTCCACGGCGACAAGCACGGCGAGGAGATGGCCGGCGTGATTACCGTCACAGAAGCTTCAAAGTAGCACACTTACTCATTGAACAAAGGAGAAACGTCATGAAGAAAACCCTTAGCATATTCCTGGCAAGCGCCATCGTTCTGGCGATGGCGTCTATGGCGACGGCGCGGGTCAAGCGTCCGGGCGCAGCGGCGCGCCCGGCTGCCGCGGCGACGGTCAAGATCAGCAATTTCCAGTTTACGCCGAAGACCCTCACCGTTCCGGTCGGCGGCACCGTCGAATGGAACAACGAAGCCGGACGCCACATGGTCGAAGCCGATGACGGCTCGTTCAAATCCGATGTGCTGAAGGCCGGCGACAAGTTCTCGTTCACCTTTGCCAAGGCCGGCAAGTATCCGTATCACTGCACGTTCCATGGCGACAAAGGCGGCAAGGACATGGCCGGCACCATTGTCGTCAAATAAATCGGCGAATCGCGCAAAAGAAAAACACAGGGACACAGGGACACAGGGGAGGCCAGGAGAATACTCTGTGTCTCCGCGCCTCTGTGTCTCTGTGTTTAATCTCCCTTTCACTGGTGATTAGCCCGACGACCCTGGCCTAATTCCCTTCCCGCTTGACTTGACCATTCGCGCTTCATAAGATTCATCCGGTCTCCGAGCAATTCGCTTCGCCTCCCGACCGCCGTCGAGACTCGTTCGGGAGACGCCCTGGTTTCTCAATACCATCGCTTTAGGAAGTCGCTATGCGCCATCGGCCGCTGCTGGTCATCCTCGTATTGTTCGCAATCTCCGCCACACAGTTCGCGGGCCAGGTGGTTTCCACACAGAGCGCCGGCGGCGCGCCGGTCGTCGCTCGCGTGACGCTCAGCAACACGAATGACCGCGCCCGCTTCCTGCAACTCGGCCTCGATCTGTTAGAGATGCGCCGCGGCGATGACCTGTTCATTCTCACCACGCCGGCACAGATCAACGAGCTGCGCGCCAAAGGCTGGGCCATTCGCACCGACAGCGAGCAGACGGCGCTCTTCAGTCAGCAGATGGCGCTCAACACCTATCGCAGCGGCTATCGCACGGTCGCCGAGATGCGCGATTACTTGAACAGCAAGGCGGCGCTGTACCCGAATCTCGCCGAAGTCTTCACCTACGGCCAGAGCTGGGAGAAAGTGCATAGCGGCGGCACAGCCGGATGGGACCTGTTTGGCATCACGCTGACCAACCGGCAGACCTCTGGCCCCAAGCCAACCTTCTTTTTGATGGCGGCGATTCACGCCCGCGAGCTGACGACTTCCGAGCTGGCGCTGCGCTTCATCGATTACCTGTTGAGCAACTATGGCACGGATGGCGACGTGACCTGGCTGCTCGATGAGCACCGCATCGTCATCGTGCCGGCAGCCAATCCCGATGGCCGGGTGATCGCCGAATCCGGTTATTATCAGCGCAAGAACACCAACACGACCTACGGCGGCGGCTGTTCAAATCCGCCAACCGTATCCAACCAGTATGGCGTTGACCTGAATCGCAACTCGGACTTCAAGTGGGGCACGGTGGACTCGCCCTCGCAGCCGCGCTGCGGGCAGACCTATCCGGGGCCGACCGTCGCCAGCGAGCCGGAGACCGCCGCGCTGGAAGCCCTGGTGCGCGGCCTGTTCGCAGATCAGCGCGGCCCGGCTGACACAGACGCCGCGCCGCTCTCGACGACCGGCGTTTTTCTCACGCTGCATTCTTATAGCAACCTGGTGCTATGGCCGTGGGGCTGGACGTCGCAGACCTCGCCCAACAATGCCAGCTTTGTTTACATGGGGACCAAGCTCGCTTCTTACAATGGCTTTACGCCTGAGCAGTCGGTGGGGCTCTATCCGACATCGGGGACGACCGACGATTGGGCGTATGGCGAGCTGGGCATTGCCGCAATGACTTTTGAAGTCGGGCCGGATTCGGGAACCTGCGGCGGCTTCTTTCCGCCCTTCTCCTGCCTGGACGGCAACAGCGGCGGCAGCTTCTGGCCGCGCAACCTGCCGGCTTTCATCTATGCCGCGCGCATCGCCCGCGCGCCTTATCAACTCGTCCTAGGCCCTTCGCCGGAATCGGTCACGGCGACGGCGGCGGGCGCAAACACCTTTGCCCTGCGCGCTCAGTTTGACGAGCAGTACAACGGCGGGCAGAACATCGCGGCGGCAGAGTATTATCTGGACACGCCGCCCTGGCGCGGTGGCTCGCCGGTGGCGATGACGGCGCTCGATGGCAGCTTCAACAGCGTCAACGAAAGCGCCGCGGCCACGGTCGGGCCGCTCGCGGCTCGTCACCTGATTTACGTGCGCGGGCGCGACACGCTTGGCAACTGGGGGCCCGTGCGAGCCGTTGTCGTCAATGCCACTGACTGCGGAACGACGCTTTCGCCGCCGTCGGCGGGGTTCGAAGCCCGAGGCGGCGCCGGCGTCTTTCAGCTTACGGGGTCGGAGAATTGTCCCTGGTCGCTCACCGGCAGCGACAGTTGGATTGCGGTGACTTCGACAGCCGCCGGCATCGGTAACACGGCGGTCAACTTTGAGGTGCGCGAAAACTTTGCCGAGCAACCGCGCACCGGCAGCATCACGGTCGGCGGGCAGGTCTTTACGGTCAATCAAGCGGGCCTGTCGCAGGGCGGCTGCGCCATCAGTTTCACGCCGGGCAATCAGGTCGTCAGCCCGGGCGGCGGCGACGGCTCGATCAACATCACGGCGACAATCAATTGTCTCTGGACGGCGAAAAGTAAGGTGGACTGGATTACCGTCACCTCGTCGCCGAGCGGCTTCGGGTCGGGAGCGGTCAGCTTTCAGGTCGCCGCCAATCCTTCGTCCGTCACCCGCAAAGGCGCCATCGTCATCGCCGGGCAGCGGTTTGTGGTCAAGCAAAAGGGCAGCTAGCTCCCGCCGCTAACGCCGACACGTCGCTAATCATCTGATTCGGCATCGTCGCCGCTGATCTCGTAACGCGATGTGACCTTCGCGGTGGCGGCGAGCATCGCCGAAACGCTGCAATACTTCGTCTCCGATAGCTCGATAGCGCGGGCGACGGCGCGCTCGTCGATCTGGCCGCCGCGGACGCGGTGGACGACTTCGATGTCGGTGTAGATGCGCGGGTGCTCGTCACGGCGCGTGCCGCGCACTTCGATCTCATAAGCCGTCACCCGCTGGCGTTTCTTTTCGAGAATCGAAATCACATCGGCGCCGGTGCAGCCGCCGAGGGCGATCAACAACAACTCCATCGGCGACGGCGCGCTCATCTGGTCATGCGAGAAGCTGGTCACGATGGCGTGGCCGCTCGCCGATTCGGCGACAAAGGCTTCTTCACCGGTGTAGCGCAGGCGCATCACTTTGGTTTCGACATGTGGCGGCTGGCTCGTATTGCTGGTCATAATCCTCCTCGGTGTTCATTGCGGCGCGGGCGCGGGAGCCATGGCTTTCGCCTCGCCGCACAATCTGATGTAGTAGTCCATCACGTCGGGCGTCATCTTTTCTTCGATGCGCTCTCGCGTCGTCGCCCAGTTATGCCTTAACGACATAGAGATCGTTGAGCAGGCATGTTCAATCGCTTCCGAAGTGACTGGTATCTCTAGCAGGCCCAGGACGCGCCGCAGCTCTGC
This genomic stretch from Blastocatellia bacterium harbors:
- a CDS encoding response regulator; the protein is MTTVLIADDDSAGRGMYRRVLEFEGCNVLDVASGEQALEILERQPIDLLLTDVLMPGMDGLELLERARNLHPDLRAIIMTGFKTDEAVIRAFRSKACDFLSKPFHVDELVEAVQSALSRDPNCQIEVISDKPDWIELRVPCDLSAVEPIQKFLYELQGNLPKETREAIGSVFRELLNNAIEHGGKLDITKKVEVKYIRLKRAIMYSIKDPGEGFDLKHIEHAAVANPDDEPFRHMQIRMAKGLRPGGFGIMLASQTIDELIYNQKHNELIFIKYFTQNNGSPPPDKPTESTEPIEP
- a CDS encoding lysophospholipase, with translation MPFIEETITAGDGLRLYLRRHEAAGARGDVVIVHGFGEHSGRYAALTEHLLANGYAVTAYDQRGHGLSDGLPGHVESFGEYDDDLEKIVSKTRDCAAGRPLFIIGHSMGGLVALRYLARKGSGIAGAIISAPLIAVAIPVPAHKLLIARLGLRYAPRLRLNNEIKPAHLSRDPAVGLAYAADPHVNRKVSMKWFAEATRAMAEVQEWAARIRTPVFVMHGTADRLASVEATKALFARIGSPDKELAIYEGYYHELFNEPEKRALFERVTAWLAERVSESAA
- a CDS encoding DUF420 domain-containing protein, which translates into the protein MNGFLGTGATMRADLNLLVQIAMGVALLVGMILARKKKFGAHKCCQATVVLLNLLLIFLIMAPSFHRSVEPQVPAGLRDAYYLLPFIHATLGTIAELLGLYIILVAATNWLPRRLKFDRYRPWMRTCLTLWWVVILLGIATYYVWYVKGASKPAAQTQATTTTKPATERAPRVTVKISNFQFTPKELTVAAGTTVEWIDEAGNHTVNADDDSFKSERLAAGAKYEHSFDKPGTYPYYCTFHGDKHGEEMAGVITVTEASK
- a CDS encoding cupredoxin domain-containing protein, translating into MKKTLSIFLASAIVLAMASMATARVKRPGAAARPAAAATVKISNFQFTPKTLTVPVGGTVEWNNEAGRHMVEADDGSFKSDVLKAGDKFSFTFAKAGKYPYHCTFHGDKGGKDMAGTIVVK
- a CDS encoding M14 family zinc carboxypeptidase, with protein sequence MRHRPLLVILVLFAISATQFAGQVVSTQSAGGAPVVARVTLSNTNDRARFLQLGLDLLEMRRGDDLFILTTPAQINELRAKGWAIRTDSEQTALFSQQMALNTYRSGYRTVAEMRDYLNSKAALYPNLAEVFTYGQSWEKVHSGGTAGWDLFGITLTNRQTSGPKPTFFLMAAIHARELTTSELALRFIDYLLSNYGTDGDVTWLLDEHRIVIVPAANPDGRVIAESGYYQRKNTNTTYGGGCSNPPTVSNQYGVDLNRNSDFKWGTVDSPSQPRCGQTYPGPTVASEPETAALEALVRGLFADQRGPADTDAAPLSTTGVFLTLHSYSNLVLWPWGWTSQTSPNNASFVYMGTKLASYNGFTPEQSVGLYPTSGTTDDWAYGELGIAAMTFEVGPDSGTCGGFFPPFSCLDGNSGGSFWPRNLPAFIYAARIARAPYQLVLGPSPESVTATAAGANTFALRAQFDEQYNGGQNIAAAEYYLDTPPWRGGSPVAMTALDGSFNSVNESAAATVGPLAARHLIYVRGRDTLGNWGPVRAVVVNATDCGTTLSPPSAGFEARGGAGVFQLTGSENCPWSLTGSDSWIAVTSTAAGIGNTAVNFEVRENFAEQPRTGSITVGGQVFTVNQAGLSQGGCAISFTPGNQVVSPGGGDGSINITATINCLWTAKSKVDWITVTSSPSGFGSGAVSFQVAANPSSVTRKGAIVIAGQRFVVKQKGS
- a CDS encoding OsmC family protein; amino-acid sequence: MTSNTSQPPHVETKVMRLRYTGEEAFVAESASGHAIVTSFSHDQMSAPSPMELLLIALGGCTGADVISILEKKRQRVTAYEIEVRGTRRDEHPRIYTDIEVVHRVRGGQIDERAVARAIELSETKYCSVSAMLAATAKVTSRYEISGDDAESDD